The Arachis hypogaea cultivar Tifrunner chromosome 16, arahy.Tifrunner.gnm2.J5K5, whole genome shotgun sequence genome contains a region encoding:
- the LOC140180052 gene encoding uncharacterized protein, producing MLAIEGTTPPNNTDATDLEITFNQDDICSAAPHSDDPVVISIQTGELLVRKVLLDPGSSADVLFYTTFPKMKISKRLIQPSAGELVRFSGERVPIKGYIWLKTIMGDPPLSRIIDIQYLIVDCPSPYNIILGRPALNMFKAVVSTFHLCVKFQAQDGKIATLHSDRQQARQCYNASLKRSALGKKFQQEVKAIHNTSEVLSLAELNPRGDTQERPQPADELQEVPLTTKPEQVTYIGQALQGKERSELIKVLQDNADLFAWTPVDMPGIDPNIICHKLATNKTSRPIAQKKRNLGAEKSKAALEETEKLLKANFIKEIRFTTWLSNVVMLVDNASGFKSLSFMDAYSGYIQILMHLEDQSKTAFITEHGNFCYRVMPFGLKNAGATYQRLMDKVFHHQIGRNMKIYVDDMVAETTQERSHCDDLKEIFEQIPAYKMRLNPEKCAFGVEGGRFLGFMLTSRGIEVNLEKCKAVLNMASPKTIKEVQQLAGKIAVLSRFLPSASSRSYQFFQTITKNKKFQWTEECEKAFAELKAILSSPPVLQKPEVGKPLYLYLSVSNHSISLDLVIETGKTQQLVYFVSRVMQSTEQRYPKIEQLALTLVITARRLRHYFQIYTIIVRTNQPLRQILTKPELAGRLTKWSIELSEFNIQFQPRSALKAQILADFISELTSDEHNRLWELHVDGASSRGGSGAGIILKEGDNVVAEQSLQFHFLASNNQAEYEALIAELKLALNHQVLSLTAHCDSLLVVQ from the exons ATGTTGGCAATTGAAGGAACAACACCACCTAACAACACAGATGCAACCGACCTAGAAATCACTTTCAACCAGGATGACATATGTTCGGCCGCACCACACTCAGACGACCCAGTGGTAATTTCCATCCAAACAGGCGAGCTATTGGTAAGAAAAGTCCTTCTGGACCCAGGTAGTAGTGCCGACGTTCTTTTTTACACTACTTTTCCAAAAATGAAAATATCGAAAAGACTCATACAACCCTCAGCCGGAGAATTAGTCAGATTCTCCGGAGAAAGAGTTCCAATTAAGGGTTATATATGGTTAAAAACGATAATGGGAGACCCCCCACTATCTCGGATCATCGACATACAATATCTTATAGTTGATTGCCCTAGTCCTTATAATATTATCCTCGGAAGACCTGCTCTGAATATGTTCAAGGCAGTAGTTTCAACTTTTCATCTATGTGTCAAATTCCAAGCGCAGGACGGAAAGATAGCAACTCTCCATTCAGATCGTCAACAAGCTCGGCAATGCTACAATGCAAGCCTAAAGAGGTCGGCTCTAGGAAAGAAATTCCAACAAGAGGTCAAAGCAATTCATAACACAAGTGAGGTGCTGTCTCTAGCAGAGCTCAACCCTCGTGGGGATacccaagaaaggcctcaaccaGCAGACGAGCTCCAGGAAGTCCCGCTGACGACGAAACCAGAACAAGTCACATACATCGGTCAAGCACTGCAAGGGAAAGAAAGATCGGAGCTCATAAAAGTATTACAAGACAATGCCGACTTATTTGCCTGGACCCCAGtagacatgccaggaatagacccAAACATTATCTGCCATAAGCTCGCCACCAACAAAACAAGCCGACCTATAGCTCAGAAGAAGAGAAATCTCGGAGCAGAAAAATCAAAAGCAGCACTCGAAGAAACCGAAAAGCTTCTTAAAGCTAACTTCATCAAAGAAATCAGATTCACCACATGGCTCTCGaacgtggtaatg CTCGTAGACAACGCATCAGGTTTCAAAAGcttgagcttcatggatgcatactctggctaCATCCAGATACTCATGCATCTAGAAGACCAAAGCAAAACAGCATTTATAACTGAACATGGAAACTTTTGTTATAGagtaatgccatttggtctaaagaatgcaggtgcaacttACCAACGACTGATGGACAAAGTGTTCCACCACCAAATAGGCCGGAACATGAAAATCTACGTGGATGATATGGTCGCAGAGACGACTCAGGAAAGGTCACACTGCGATGACCTCAAAGAGATATTTGAACAGATCCCAGCATACAAGATGAGACTCAACCCAGAAAAATGTGCCTTTGGGGTGGAAGGAGGCAGATTTCTCGGATTCATGCTAACTTCACGAGGAATTGAAGTAAACCTTGAAAAATGCAAAGCAGTACTTAACATGGCGAGCCCTAAAACAATAAAAGAGGTACAACAATTGGCAGGAAAGATAGCAGTACTATCTCGGTTTCTACCATCAGCCTCAAGCCGATCATATCAATTCTTCCAAACAATAACAAAGAATAAGAAGTTTCAATGGACAGAAGAATGTGAGAAAGCGTTCGCCGAGCTCAAAGCCATTTTGTCATCACCACCCGTGCTGCAAAAACCAGAAGTCGGTAAacctttatacttatatttatcagTTTCTAATCATTCAATAAGCTTGGATTTAGTAATTGAGACAGGAAAAACACAACAACTGGTATACTTCGTCAGTAGAGTAATGCAATCAACAGAACAAAGGTATCCGAAGATAGAACAGCTAGCTTTAACACTTGTAATAACAGCAAGAAGACTCAGACACTACTTCCAGATCTACACAATAATAGTAAGGACAAACCAACCATTAAGACAAATACTGACAAAACCAGAACTGGCCGGACGACTGACCAAATGGTCCATCGAGCTCTCAGAATTCAATATCCAATTTCAACCAAGGTCGGCATTGAAGGCGCAGATCCTCGCCGACTTCATATCAGAACTAACCTCGGACGAACACAACAGACTCTGGGAACTACACGTCGACGGAGCATCTAGCCGAGGAGGAAGCGGAGCTGGGATAATCCTAAAAGAAGGAGACAACGTGGTGGCCGAACAATCCCTCCAATTCCACTTCCTGGCAAGTAACAATCAGGCCGAATATGAGGCCCTCATAGCCGAACTCAAATTGGCCCTCAACCACCAAGTACTAAGCCTCACAGCACACTGTGACTCCCTCTTGGTCGTTCAATAA